The Pan troglodytes isolate AG18354 chromosome 19, NHGRI_mPanTro3-v2.0_pri, whole genome shotgun sequence region tccaccgcctcggcctcccaaagtgctgggattacaagcatgaaccatcCTGCCCCGGCTGCACAGACCAGTTCTTATGAGAAGGGATCAGCTAAGAATAGCCTTGGGTCGACACACACACCTCTTCACACTCACAGGAGAAACCATTTCCCCATGAAGCTAGAGATGAAACCATCTCCCCACGAAGCTAGAATAGCTCAGAGATGCTATTCTTGGATATCCTGAGCCCCTGTGGTCACCAGGGACCCTGAGTTGTACAACACTCAGCATGACAGCATCACTATGCTTAACAATTTCCCTCCTCACCCCCAGATTCCATTTCCCCATCTGCCAGGGCTGCCTATAAAGAGGAGAGATGGCTTCAGACTTCAGAAGGACACAGGCAGCAGAGAGTGGTCAGTCCCTTCTTGGCTCTGCTGACACTCGAGCCCAGATTCCATCACCTGCTCAGAATCATTCAGGTCTCCACTGCTGCCCTTGCTGTCCTCCTCTGCACTGTCCCTCTCTGCAACCAGGTCTTCTCTGTACCACTTGAGTCTGAGTTGTCATTGTGGGTATCACCACTCTCTGGCCATGGTTAGACCACATCAGTCTTTTCTTGTGGCCTGGGAACCcccaagagaaaaaagagaacttCTTAAAGGGCTGCCAAACATCTTGGTCTTTCTCTtcaagacttttatttttatccctAGAAGGGGTCTTAGCCCTCCTAGTCTCCAGGTATGAGAAGCTAGGTAGGGGCAGGGGAGTTACAGTCCCTTGTACAGATAGAAAAACAGGGTTCAAAACAACTCAGTTTGCAAGAGGCAGAATCCAGGGCTGGTTACTTCCCAGCGGGATCTGTTGTTCACTCTCCAGCTCACCCTAGGTCTGTCCCTTGGATGTCTTATGAGAGATGTCCAAGGCTTCTCTTGGGCTGGGGTATGACTTCTTGAACCAGACAAAATTCCCTGAAGAGAGCTGAGATAAGAGAACAGTCCGTTCAGGTATCTGGatcacacagagaaacagagaaccCACTATGTAGAGTCAAGGAGAAAGAAGGATATAGACAGAAACAAAGAGACATTTCTCGGCAAAAAAGCCCAAATGCCTTCCAGTTACTTGGTCTGAGCAAGCCTGCCTTCCTCACCTGCTCAGGGATCAGAAGCTGCCTGGCCTTTTCTTCTGAGCTGTGACTCAGGCTCATTGTCTTCCTTTCTCCACAGTTGCTGCCGACACGCCGACCGCCTGCTGCTTCAGCTACATCTCCTGGCAGATTCCACAGAATTTCATAGCTGACTACTTTGAGACCAGCAGCCAGTGCTCCAAGCCCAGTGTTATGTAAGTGCCAGTCTTCCTGCCCACCTCTAGGGAGGTAGGGAGGGTCAGGGTGGGGGCAGAGACAGGCCAGAAGGCCATCCTGGAAAGGCTCAGTCTTCCAGAGCCTATCGGGGATACAGGACCCAGGGCTCCGAGGTGTCACCTGACTTGGGGCTGGAGTGGGGCAAGTGTTACAGAGTCAGGAAGGGCTGCCCCAGCCCAGAGGAAAGGGACAGGAAGAAAGAGGCAGCAGGACCCTCTGAGGGCCACCCCGCCGAGTCCCTGAGAGAAGCTCTCTAGATGGAGATAGGCAGGGGGCCCCTGAGAGATGAGCAGGCCCTGAGCTGCCCAGGACAGAGTGGGATAGTGGGGCCACGGTGGGCCCAGGATTCCCCTGCTAGATTCCCCAGTGCTTaacccttcctcccttctccacaGCTTCCTAACCAAGAGAGGCCGGCAGGTCTGTGCTGACCCCAGTGAGGAGTGGGTCCAGAAATATGTCAGCGACCTGGAGCTGAGTGCCTGAGGGGTCCAGAAGCTTCGAGGCCCAGTGACCTCGGTGGGCCCAGTGGGGAGTAGGAGCCTGAGCCTTGGGAACATCCCCGTGACCTCCACAGCTACCTCTTCTATGGACTGGTTGTTGCCAAGCAGCCACACTGTGGGACTCTCCTTaacttaaattttactttatttatactatttagtttttgtaatttatttttgatttcacAGTGTGTTTGTGATTGTTTGCTCTGAGAgttccccctttcccctcccccttccctcacACTGTGTCTGGTGACAACCGAGTGGCCGTCATCGGCCTGCTGTAGGCAGTCATGGTACCAAAGCCACCAGACTGACAAATGTTTATCGGATGCTTTTGTTCAGGGCTGTGGTCAGCCtggggaaataataaagatgctCTTTTAAAAGGTAAACCAGTATtgagtttggttttgtttttctggcaAATCAAAATCACTGGTTAAGAGGAATCACAGGCAAAGATTAGGAAGAGGTGAAATGGAGGGAAAttgggggagatggggaggaCTACCACAGAGTTAACCACTTTACAACAGAGACACAGTTCTGGAACACTGAAACTATGAATATGTTAGAACTCAAATCATAATATGCATGCTCTAGGATAATTCACTACTCGAATGGACACCATTAAGCAGAGTATTCTGTAGTGCATATTCATGATGAATCAAGCTGTTAATAGCAATTACTTACATTGTTGAGGCTTACTCCTACTGAgtgctttttatacattgtttgtTTAATCTGGTTTGTTTATTGTTACCAATGCAATAGTACAGCAAATACCCTGAGCCCTGTGGCTACCAAGAACCCCTTGCATGTGCAATTCAACAAGACACCACGGTGCTTAAAAACCATCCTCTCTCATCAGCCGCCATTTCCATCTTCCCATGACTCAGGGCTTACCTCTTAAGAGAAGGGGACACAGCTTGGATCCCAGGAGGAGGCTGGCGACTGAGTGCCCAAGCCCTGTCCTCTTCTACTCACACCCCCAAATCCCCAACTTCCGGCCAGTTCTTCTCATCCCCAAATCATCCCCTGAACAGCGCTGTCTCCATCTACTTCCTTCTGATTTTATCACTGGTTAGAAGGAGTTGGCTCACTTGTCTCCAGTGAAAAATCACTCAGGGTCACGCTGCTCCTTCCCTCAGAATGCCCAGGTCCCCAAGCACCCAGGCATCTGCTGCTTTTCCTAGGACCCCCAGAAGACCCCTAGTAAAATGGTAGATGGCAATTATGAGACTCACAGCTGGTGCCTGGTAAGGGCTGGTGCTCCTGCCCATCTCTGGAGAGAAGCAGGACTTGGAGGGGGGCACCAGCTGGTATGAGGGCCATCCTGGGGACCCCAGGCCTTTGAGGTCCTATCTGGTGAAGGGACACAGGGAAGGGTCAGAGATGTGTTTTCTGGCCTGACCTGGGGTCTGCAAGGAAACAGGGAAGAGCTGCCCCtggcagagggaagagaggaggaagtgTTAGCAGGAGGAGGCTGCCTGAGGAGACCCCCTGAGCCACTGAGGAAAGGTCTAGGGAGATGAGGTTGGACAGAGTCCTGAGCAAGTGGACAGGCCCTACGCTTGCCAAGACAGAGAGGGGACCAGGAATTCCCTTGCTGATTCCTCAATTTTTATAACTCTCTCTTTTAACAGCTTCCAGAATGAAAGTGGCTGAGGCTGGCAGGTCTGTGCCAACCCCATCGAGTTCTGGTGCCAAGTGCATCACTGACCTCAGAGTCCAATCCCTGAGCGACCTGGAAGCAACAAGACACTGTTACATTTGTGGCAGATTAGGAAGCAGGGACCCAGGCCCTAGGGAAGTCCCTTCAATTCCTGAACCTACCCCTACCCAAGCAACCTCACTCTGGGACTCTTCTTAACATGCATTTCAACTTActtagattatttaatttttgtaatgtatTTCTCTGTGTTCTTGACTGCTTGTCGGAAGGGATCCCACAACACCTCTACACCCCTTCCTCAGCCCCTCCAGGcacacaggtgatctgcccaccttggcctgttGGTGATTCTATTGGCTTTGTTTTGTGACAAAGCAAGGCGGTGGGATGTGAGGGGAAGAAAAATCTCTATAAAACAAGAtacaaaagagtatttaaaagtaCAACAGTGTGGATACTATGCTATCTTTTGtacaaggtcaggtgttcaagaccagcctggccaagatgatgaaaccccgtgtctactaaaaatacaaaaattagccgggcatggtggcaggcacctgtaatcccagctactcaggaggcggaggaagagacttgcttgaaccagggaggtggaggctgcagtgatccgagatcgcaccactgcactccagcctgggggacagatcgagactccgcctcaaaaacaaaaaaataaaaataaagaagaagaatgcTATGGAATTCGACTAGAATTAGGGCTAACAATatgaagcactttgggaagccaaggcaggtggatcaccatgttagcctggagtttgagaccagcctgcccaacatggtgaaacctcatctctactaaaaatacaagaattagccaggtgtggtggtgcgcacctgtattcccagttactccagatgctgaggcacgagaatcatggaacctgggaagcagaggttgcagtgagctgaggcagCCTGGGGtccaaggctgtggtgagccatgatcatgccaccgcactcaagcctgggcaacagaggaagaccctgtctccaaaaaaaaaaaaaaaaaaaaagaggccaggtgcagtggctcacacctgtaatctcagcactttgggaggctgaggcagacagatcatgaggtcaggagttcaagaccagcctggccaacacagtgaaaccccatctctactaaaaatacaaaaatcagccaggtgtggtggcatgcgcctataatcccagctactcaggaagttgaggcaggagaattgcttgaacctgggagacggaggttgcagtgagccaagaccacatcactgcactccagcctgggcaacagagtgaacctccatctcaaaaaaaaaaaatttaaaaagggagtatagggccaggcgtggtggctcatgcctgtaatcccagcactttgggaggccgaggtggctggatcactgggtcaagaaatcgagaccatcctggccaacgtggtgagaccccatctctactaaaaataaaaaaattagttgggcatggtgacacatgcctgtactcccagctactctggaggctgagagaggaggattgcttgaacccgggggccaaagttgcagtaagctgagatcacaccactgcactccagcctggtgacaaagcaagacttcgtctcaaaaaaaaaaaaaaaggaggataaaaaaatatttacagaagaatgacaatatagaaaaaatacataaaaaatagaaaagtctcCACTTTATAATCACTACAGTAATATTTGATTTGGTCAAGAAGCAATCCAGATAAAACCATTAAGTAAAGATTATTATGGGACAGAATATTCACACTGTTTCTATCATTCCATAGATCACTTgttaattacaaaaggaaaaagaggccGGGAATggaggctcatgtctgtaatcccaacactttgggaggccgaggagggcggatcaccttaggtcaggagtttgagaccagcctggtcaacatggcgaaatcccgtctctactacaattacaaaaattaggcaggcgtggtagcaggcacctgtaatcccagctacttgtgggcctgaggcaggggaatcgcttgaacccagaagatggaggttgcagtgagccaagattgcgccactgcacttcagcctgggtgacagagtgggactccttctaaaaaaaaaaaaaaatgcccttatTCTTAGGAGATATATAGAAGAAATTAGGGGTGAAGTGCTATGAAATCTGCAGTTAACTCTCAAATTGTACAGcaagaaaatttattaaatttaaaaaaacgtGAATAttcatagatatacatatatgtggggGCAGGTAGAAAGGGAGGGACacacagacaaagaaaatatggcaaaatggtATCAACTGGTGGAActctttgaaaaatttaaaaaatttcaaaagtatatTATTTTTGAACTGCTCAGGAggtttaaatttttgaatttttaaaataagcaatcaATTGTGAGGAAGTCTGAGAAGCCAGACTAAGAGATAagatgaaaaataaggaaagtagAATCACAGTAATGAAAGGAACAGAGTTTCAAAATGCTGTGGTCAGTAGCTTCAATGCAAAAGAAAGTTAAATTAACGACGAACTCAGTAAAGACAACTGGATTCAGCAACTGGAAAGTCAGTGATGACCTAGGGTACAGGAGCTTCATTGAAATAGTAGAGTTGGGCCACGGCACGTGGCCCACACCTAtatccagcagtttgggaggccgaggtaggtggatctcttgaggccaggaactcaagaccagcctagccaacgtggtgaaaccccatctctactaaaaatacaaaaattaaccagatatagtggcacgcccctgtaatcccagctactcagggggctgaggcatgagaactgcttgaacctggaaggcagaggctgcagtgagccgagatagggccactgcactccagcctgggtgacagggcaagactctgtctaaaaaacaaaaaataggccgggcgtggtggctcatgcctgtaatcccagcactttgggaggccaaggcgggcggatcacaaggtcaggagatcgagaccatcctggctaacacggtgaaacccgtctctactaaaaatacaaaaaattagctgggcgtggtggcgggcacctgtggtcccagctcctcgggaggctgaggcaggagaatggcacgaactcgggaggtggagattgcagtgagctgagatcacaccactgcactctagcctgggtgacagagcgagactccctctcaaaaaaaaggaagtaaactgGGTATGTGGCAATAGTTACTTTGGTCCACAGATATTTGGTATCTTAACTAGTTTTGGATCTCTTCCACTAAAGGAACTGCCTGTTGAACGTTGTTAGGAATATAAGTACTGAAGGCAaattgcctgggtttgaattttgtTCTGTCCCTTGCaccctgcctgggttcaaatcctagctctgcttaTTAAGTTCTTTTAAGGGGATGATCTTTGAGCAAATGTCTTAGCTTCTGTTTTCCCAAGTAAATGGACACAATAGTTGCTACCTTGTGAAAGATTCATGTAATTGACCAGTGTTTACCAAGTAGCATCAGTGTTCAGTTTCAGTCATTGGTGATTCTGCAGTTGGACTGTGATGgggtgttggggtgggggtggtgtgtgtgtgtagcacttAATTGCACGCAGAAAGGAAAAGATACTTTTGATGACCGGGAGGcagcttttctctgcttttgtgtcaaaagggaggaagggagtttGGAGAGGGAAACGAATTCTGTTCAATACTAAGCTCTCTTCCTCAAAATCAGAGGTACATTACAGAATTGCTAGACTTCAAcaatctgaattttttaaaattcatttttattttttcaggttgAGACTGAGCTAAAGTTAATCTGTGGCGACATTCTGAATGTACTGGACAAACACCTTATTCCAGCAGCTAACACTGGCAAGTCCAAGGTTTTCTATTATGAAATGTAGGTTCTATACTAAAAATTAACAAGTGTACTTCAATAATTTTAAACACGCTCAGGAATAattggctttgtttctttttttcttagctatttcctattattttccttattaaataTAACGAAAAATCCCACAGAAATTAACTGAGGAGCCTCtaaatatcaagaaaattatCACTTGATAGACTAGAATTAAACAAGCAAGTGGTTCCAAGAAATGGCACAAGTGtattaatcataaaataaaatttctacatgAAACTTTCAGCCAGCACTGTGAAATGTGTGGCCGTTTAGGGGAGGGGAATGAGATAGGTCCCATGaaagcaaaagaatataaataggtAAAGCAAAAGCGAAtgcattttttataatagccTGACCATCTTTTTATCCCAACATTGACTATCCTTCTaacattaaacaattatttttaaataaaagttggaaaccTACATAGAAGAAAGTCATGATTCTAAAAAGGCCAACTTTTAATCTTACATTTTCCTTTCTAGTATAGAACCTACATTTCCTAATAGAAAACCTTGGACTTGCCAGTGTCAGCTACTGGAATGAGGTGCTTGTCCAGTGCATCCAGCACGTTGCCACAGATTAACTGTAGCTCAGTCTcaacctgaaaaaataaaaatacattttaaaaaatcagattgtttCAGTCTAGAAATTCTGTAAATTATTACACCTTCTATCTACCTCTGATTTTGAAGAAGAGAGCTTAGTATTAAAGAGAATTGGTTTCTCTCTCCAaactcccttcttcccttttgacacaaaagcagagaaaagctgCCTCTCGGTTATAAAAAGTATCTTTTCCTTTCCGCATGCAATTaagtgctacacacacacaccacccccaccccaacacccCATCACAGTCCAACTGCAGAATCACCAATGACTGAAACTGAACACTGATGCCACTTGGTAAACACTGGTCAATTACATGAATCTTTCACAAGGTAGCAACTATTGTGTCCATTTACTTGGGAAAGCAGAAGCTAAGACATTTGCTCAAAGGTCATCACCATAAAAGAACTTAATAAGCAGAGCTagtatttgaacccaggcagggtGCAAGGGACAGAacaaaattcaaacccaggcagtttgcCTTCAGTATTTACATTCCTCACAACGTTCAACAGGCAGTTCCTTTAGTGGAAGAGATCCAAAACTAGTTAAGATACCAAAAATCTATGGACCAAAGTAACTATTGCCACTCATCTCTATTCATTTATAATGCTGAAAAGGTACAGCACCTCTAAACACACATACCCagcttgcttccttttttttcttttctttttttttttttgagactaagtctcactttgtccctcagtctggagtgcagtggtgcgatctcagctcactgcaacctccgcctcccggattccagctattctggtgcctcagcctgcagagtagctgggattacaggcatgcaccgccatgcctggctcattttgtattttcagtagagacagagtttctccacattggtcaagctggtcttaaactcccgacctctggtgatctgctcgcctcgggctcccaaagtgctaagactataggcgtgagccaccgcgcccagccgaacaTGTTTCTTATGTTTTGCAATATAGACAGGCTGAGGATTTTTCAGATAGTCAAGctgtgatttcctttttttttttttttttttttttttttgacagactcttgctccatcacccaggctggtgtctgGTGgagcgatcttagctcactgcagcctccacctcccaggttcaactgattctcatgcctcagcctcccgagaagatgggactacaggtgcatgccatcacacctggctattttttgtatgtttacaaaaatagtagaggcagggtttcactaagctggtctccaactcctgacctcaagtgatctgccctcctcggccttccaaagtgctggcattacaggcgtgaaccactgcatgTGGCCTGTGATTcctttttaagtattattttatctcttttctcttgCACTTTAAGTGGTAAAGAGAAACCACACCATTCGTTCATcactttgcttagaaatctccTCAGCAAAATATACAATTTCATCACTTGCAAGTTCTACCTTTCACAAAATATTAGAACATGATACAtccaagttctttgccactttaaAACAAGGATCACTTTTCCTCCTGTTTCTAATAAGCTGCCTCTCATTTCCATATGAGATCTCACCAGAATGGCCTTCAGCTTTCAGAATTTTACCAACATTCTATTCATGATGATATAGGCATTTTCAAAGCCAATggagaaatgcttttaaaaaatagttcacctcttttctttctgtagcAGCACCGTAACTTAATTGGAAGGGGATACAATCCAGTCTGTCCATAACAGTTGGTCACTATGGTTCCAAGCTTGAGTATAACTACAAAACATCTTTTTaatctcaagacatttaataaaaagaaataatgttaatGTAGTTAGAGCAGAGTACTAGATGAAATGCATGACAGATAAGGAATTGATGTAAGCACTATATTTCACTCAGGTcacaaataataaagataataaattatctttattatttaaaacaggtttgtttgtttgtatatttacAGAACACATTTACTCTGCTATGTGTCTGAAGCTGTTTTAAACACTTTACACATGTTAATTCATTCAAACTTACAAGAACCCAGTGAGGTAGGtccatttattcatattttacacATGAGCAAACTGAAATGGAGGGACATTAAGCAACTTACCACCATCAATAGCTAATGTATGTTAGAATTGGGTTCTGAACTGACTCACCTTGGCCACTGAGTTCCTGCTCTTAATTATCACACTGCTTTAAGTGGGTTCTCCAGTGGCATACCCTGAATTAGTAATTTGAtacaagtagtttatttgggagatgatcttttttgtttgtttgttttgttttgttcttgaggagtctcactctgtcacccaggctggagtgcagtggtgcgatctcggctcactgtaacctctgcctcctgaatttaagagattctcctgcctcagcctcttaagtagttgggattacaggcacgcaccaccacgtttggctaatttttgtatttttaatagagacaaggtcttaccatgttgaccaagctggtctccaactcctggcctcaggtgatccacccaccttggcctcccaaagtgctgggattacaggtgtgagccactgcctgtgGCCTTGGGAGATGATCTTGAGAAACAGTGACAAGGGAGTAGGATGGGGAAAATAGTCACCAAGAGCATTGTTATCAAGTAAATTACTGCTACAGGTAACTGGGTCTTAATCCTGTGGAGGAATTCTGGGAGACATGGTAGAACACATGTGTTATCTGTTGACGCTTAATGAACCACCCCAAACTTaacggatttttttttattttttttctttagaaatgtcGCTGAGTCATAACATGGTATAAAACTATCATTAATTGTTTATTATGTCTCTTGGTTCTGGTGATTGCCTTGACTCAGCTAAATGGTGCTTGCCTTGGGTCTTTCTTGTGGTTACTGTCAGATGGAGGGTGGAGACGGAGACCACAGGTGAAGACCACTCCCATGTCTGATGGCCGGTGCTGTCTGTCAGCTGAGACCTCAGTGGGGCTTTCAGGTAGCCTCTGTGTGTGGACTGGCCCGCCTCACAGGATGGTGGCAGGGTTCCAAGAGTGAGTTTTCCAGAGAGAGTGGGCACTGCTCATGACCTAGCCTTGAAGTTCACACAGTGTCacttctgttgcattccatttctttcttttccttttctcttctttctctttcttctcctcctccttcttcctttctctctctgtctcttttttgagatggagtctcactctgttgcccaggctggagtgcaatggcatgatctcggctcactgcaacctccgcctcctgggttcaaacgattctcctgtctcagtctcctgagtacatgggattacaggcatgcaccacgacgcccagctaatttttgtattttcggtagagacgaggtttcaccatattggtcaggctggtctcaaactcctgacctcatgatctgcccacctcggactctcaaagtgctgggattacaggcatcagccaccgcgagggagctccctcccttccttccccttctttccttcctttcttcctgtctttctctttctttccttttttcctttctctttctctctttctttcaagacagggtctcactctcccagaaataaacccacacaatTATGGCCAACTGATTTCTGACAAAGGGGACAAGGACAGTCTCTTCAggtacaaagaaggaaaaaaacagccTCTTTAATCAACAGTATTGGTAAAATTGTATACCCACATGCAGAAGAAATTGGATCCTTATCTTACACAGTGTATAAAAATCAACTTCcttgtttctttatttaaaatttttttattttaaaatttattttaaaaggcagggtctcactctgttgcccaggctgaaatgcaggggtgcaatcttggctcactgcagcctcaacttcccagattcaagaggtcctcccacctcagccgcccaagtagctgaaaATGTAGGCATgctccatcatgcctggctgattttttgtagagacagggtctcaccatgttgcccaggctggtctcaaagtcctgagcaCAAAGGAtacacacgcctcagcctcctgggattacaggcgtgcgccatcacacccggccgcattccatttctttgtgtttgtttgtttgtttgtctgtttgagacagggtctcactctgttgcccaggctggagtgcagtggcacgatctcagctcactgcaacctctgcctcctgggttcaagcaattcttctgcctcagcctcctgagtagctaggactacagccgtgtgccaccacacctggctaatttttgtatttttggtagagacagggtttcaccttgttggccaggctggttttgaactcctgacctcaagtgatctgcctgcctcggcctcccaaagtgctgggattacaggcatgaaccactgtgcccaccaGCCTCATTCCATGTCTTAGGAGCCTGTCACCAAACCAGCCCTTACCGAGTGTGGCATTGGAGTCTACCTTTTGATGGGAGGAAGGTCAAGGTCCAAGACCAGTCTTGGAGTGTCTACCCCCAGATTGTGTTatgggagagagaaataaactctTCTATTTTATAAATCGCTggttttttgaggttttttttcctaatagGTTGAGAATCTAATCCTGGTACCCCATCTTCTCTCCATCCTGAGAAAGCTTTGCCTGCTCTCCTTACTCTCATCATCATCAACCTCTTCACCTTAAGTGGGTTATATTAGAATTTTTATAAGAGCAGGAAAACTTTCCTTTTCGGTGGCGCCTTCTTTTATCCCAGCAGCCCAAAGCTCATGGGCAGCAAAGGTAAGCAGAAAACCTTTTGCTCTGAGAGGCAGGGGTGAGAGACATAAAGTCAgaagaaaattggccaggcacggtggctcacgcctgtaatcccagcactttgggaggctaaggcaggtggatcatgaggtcaggagttcaagaccagcctggccaacatggtgaaaccctgtctctactaaaaatacaaaaaaattagccgggcgtggtggtgggcgcctgtaatcccagctactcgggaggctgaggaatgagacttgcttgaacctgggggggcaggggttacagtgagccgagatcgtgccactg contains the following coding sequences:
- the LOC129137715 gene encoding C-C motif chemokine 3-like; its protein translation is MQLGIVMEKNWVLPVDQCWLQALQFSVHLIDLPSILLRSVTQAHCLPFSTVAADTPTACCFSYISWQIPQNFIADYFETSSQCSKPSVIFLTKRGRQVCADPSEEWVQKYVSDLELSA